The window ATCTTTCCCGGCGCGAGCAGGCGGAGGAAATGCGGAAAATTGTCGAAACAACTGGAAAAATCCCCGAACCCGGGTTCTATCCTCTTGTCTTATCTGTGATGAGTTTCTTCAGGTTCAGCCTCCCGGATTTTGCCTTCGCATTCCTGAGTATCCTGCTGGAGGGGGTGCCGTTTCTCTTGTTGGGGGCGTTGTTATCCGGGGTGATCGAGGAGTTTCTCCCTGCCCGCACCATGCTACGATTCCTACCCAGGAATGCCTTCCTCGGTATCGCGACGAGCGCCGGGTTGGGCCTCATTTTTCCCATGTGCGAGTGCGGCGTCGTGCCGGTGATCCGGCGGCTTCTCTCCAAGGGATTGCCGCTTTCAAATGCGATTGCCTACATGCTGGCGTCACCGATCGTAAATCCCGTCGTCATCCTCAGTACGCTGGCGGCATTCAGCGGTCAATCTGCGGTGGAAATGACGGGGCTGCGGCTCGGCGTCGGGTATTTAGTGGCCATCATCGCAGCGGGTGCGGTGCATCAGATGTCGATCAGATCGGTGTTGAGGGACGATGTCGCCGCCAAGGTGCTCCAGCCTGCTTTGGAAGGAGAGCGTAGCGGGCCGATGCTGGTGCGCATGGCTCGTGCAGTGAGAGTCAGCGTGTCGGATTTTTTGGATGTGATGGTGTACTTCGTCTTTGGCGTGGCGATTTCCGCCTGCTTCAGCACGGGAGTGAACCAGGAATATATCCTGCCGCTGGCTCTGAATGACTGGCTCGCGACCTTCTCGCTGATGGGACTTGCGGTCATCCTTTCGCTTTGCAGCACATCGGACGCCTTTATTGCGGCGACTTTCACCACTTTTCCCATGGTGGCCAAACTTGCGTTTCTTGTGTTTGGCCCGATGGTCGATCTCAAGCTGCTATTCATCTATAGCGCGGTCTTTAAGAAACGGTTTGTCCTCGGTCTCGCTGTGGGACTTTTCGTTTTGGTGGGACTCATCTGTGTGCGGTTAACCGTGGTTCATTTATGACGGCGTTGATTCAACGAGGTATTACGTCGGGCATCCTTATCGTGTGGGGGATATTGCTCACCTATTTTTATTCTTCAGGACGGGTCTCGGCATACCTTAGCCCCACGTTTCAGCCATGGACCTTGGCTGCGGGCCTGATGTTGTTGATCCTGTCGGTGATTGTGTGGTTTTCGCCGTCGACGGTTACGAGCGGCGACGCACCTTCGCTGGCGAAAGGCTTGGGAGGAACGATCTTCAGCGGAGTTGTCCTGACGATTCCGCTCGTGCTGGCCACGATTGTTTCGCCCAGTCAATTCAGCGCATCGACGGTACTGAACCGGGGGTTGGTCAGTGATGCCAATTCGTTGCCGGGCTACAAGCCACCGGTGGAGCCAGCCTTGCCGACACAGGATGGAACGCCCGGGCAGGACATTGCGACCAATCCGTATATGCCGCGCAATGCCGACGGGCAGATTCGCGCCGAGACTATCGACCTGATCTATGCGGCAGAGGAGAAATCCTTGCGGGCCGATTTTGAAAATAAAGAGGTCGAGATGATCGGGCAGTTCATGCCTGCGAAATCCAATAACGCCAAGGGCGACCGCTTTTCACTCGTGCGCATGTACATGGTGTGTTGTGCCGCCGATGCGCGACCCACTGCCGTGACCGTCCAGATGGACCCGGCAGTCAAGATGGAGGAAATGAGCTGGGTGCGCGTCGTGGGTACGGCGACTTTCCCGGTGGAAGGGGGCCGAGTCATTCCCTTGGTGGTCGCCAAGACCGTCAAACCCAGTGATCCTCCAGAAGAAGCCATGATTTATTAAGATTTCCATGAAACGTCTCCTTGCCCTCCTGCTGTTGTTGCCAGCCCTTGCCTTCGCCGAGTTTCGCGGCGCCTGGATCGCCACGGTGCATAATATCAACTTCCCGTCCGAGCCGGGACTCTCTGCGGAAGCACAGAAGGCGCAGATCATTCGGCTGCTCGATGCGGCCAAGCGTAATCGGGTGAATGCCGTTCTCTTTCAGGCGAGGCCCGAGAGCGATGCATTGTATGCTTCCAAGATCGAACCGTGGAGTCGCTATCTCACGGGAACCCAGGGTGCGTCGCCGGGCTACGATCCGCTGGCTTTCCTGATCTCCGAAGCCAAGAAAAGAGGCATCCAGGTTCACGCCTGGTTGAATCCCTATCGCGGAGCAGCCAATGCATCACAGCCTCGCGCGGCCAATTCCATCACGAAAAAGTTCCCCCAATATACCTACCGCGTGGGCAATGTGCTCTGGATGGACCCAGGTGCTCCGGCGGTGCAGGACCAGATTGTCGCCGTGGTGAAGGATCTCGTGTCGCGGTACGACCTCGATGGCGTGCATTTTGACGATTACTTTTACCCGTATCCGACCGACAGCGGCGCGGTTTATCCCTTCCCGGACGACGCGACGTATGCCGCCTACCGTGCTCGGGGAGGTTCGCTGTCGAAATCCGAATGGCGCCGGGAAAACGTCAATACACTGATTCGCCGGGTCGGTGAAACGGTCCATGCCACGCGCAGCGGGGTAAAGTTTGGCGTCAGCCCGTTCGGCATTTTTCAACCCGGCGTGCCTGCGGGAATCGTCGCCGGAGTGGACCAGTTTAACCAGCTTTACGGCGATCCGCTGAAATGGATGCGCTCAGGCTGGATCGACTATCTTGCGCCGCAGCTTTACTGGAAGGATGGGGGACCGCAGAGCTTTTCCACCCTGCTGCGCTGGTGGCGGAGTCCGCAGGTGAACCCCGCCGGCGTGCCGATCTATCCCGGCATCGCCGTGGATCGCCTGACGACGCACGGCTGGCCCGCTTCGGAGATCGGTCGCCAGTTGCAGATCGAAAAAGCCACCGGGCCGCGGAATGGCGGCGGTGTGATCTTTTGGAACATCAAAGCTCTCCAAAATAACACCAAGGGAGTCTCGGGAGTCGTATCCTCCTAGATGACGCGAATAATCCTCCTCCTGTTTGCCTCACTCGCCGTCGCCTGTGGCGAGTGGAAACTGGCGCTGCCGGGGTGGGAGTATCAGTTCCCTCGCGACCATGGGAACCATCCCGGTTTCAAGACCGAGTGGTGGTACTTCACTGGGAACGTCTCAACCGCCGACGGACGCGAGTTTGGATATCAGCTCACTTTTTTTCGCCAGGGGGTAAGCCCCGACGATAGCAAGGCCGAATCACGCTTCGTCACCCGAGACCTCAAGCTGGCGCATTTTGCCCTGAGTGATCTGAAGACACCCCGGTTCAGTTTTTCCCAGAAGCTTGCCCGTGGTGCTTATGGAGAGGCGGGATTTGATGAAGGCGACAGTGTGGCATGGATCGACGGCTGGCGTTGTGAGCGATCGGGTGAGGGGTTTCGCATCCAGGCGGAGAAGGGTGATGTGAGTATTGACTTAACCTTGCTGCCACAGAAACCGCCCGTCATTCATGGCAAGGACGGGGTGAGTCAAAAAGCGGAGGGCGCGGGGAGGGCGTCGCACTATTATTCGTTTACTCGATTAAAGACCACCGGACAGATCACCTCCGGAGGGAAGACGTACCCGGTGACCGGGCTCTCGTGGTTCGACCACGAATGGGCCACCAACCAGCTCGGGGCGGATCAGGAGGGATGGGACTGGTTCAGTGTGCAGTTTGACGACAATACAGAACTCATGCTCTTTCAACTGCGCCTGAAAAAGGGCGGGCGTGATCCGTATTCCGGAGGGACGTGGGTCGCTGCTGATGGTAAGGGAGAGGCGATACCTGACAGTGATTTCAGCCTGACCCCGGTCCGGTGGTGGCAGGCACCGAAAAGCGCCGCCCGCTATCCGGTGGAGTGGAGGTTGGAAATCCCGGGCCGGAACTTTGTCGCCACGGTGCGCGCGGCAACCGAGAACCAGGAGCTCAACCTTGATCCCATTCGCTATTGGGAAGGGGCGATTCGCGTGTCCGGAGAACGCGACGGAAAACCGATCTTGGGCAGGGGCTATCTCGAGATGACCGGCTACGCGAGCAAGGTCGTCGGGATGCAGGAGGAGAAGTAATCTCCTAAAGCGTCAGGAAATTGCCGAGCAGCCGCTTGCCTTCCGAGGTCAGGATGCTCTCGGGGTGAAACTGGACGCCGTACACAGGATACTCCTTGTGAGCGAGGCCCATGATTTCACCCTCGGCGGTTTCGGCCGTGATCTTGAGGCACTCCGGCAGGGTCTCGCGCTTCACCAGCAGCGAGTGATAACGAGTCGCTTCGAAGGGTGAGGGAAGACCGGCAAAGACATTCTCGCCATGATGCAGGATGGGGGAGGTCTTGCCGTGCATGAGCCGTCCGGCGCGGACGACGTCGCCGCCATAAACCTGCCCGATGCTCTGATGCCCGAGGCAGACGCCGAGAATGGGTTTCTTCGGGCCAAACTCCTCGATGACCGCACAACTGATCCCGGCTTCCGTCGGAGTGCAGGGACCGGGCGAAACCACGATGCGATCGGGGTTCATCGCTGCGATTTCCTCGATGGTGATTTCGTCGTTGCGGCGTACCACGGGGTCTTCTCCCAACTCCCCGAAATATTGCACGAGGTTGTAGGTGAAGGAATCGTAGTTATCGATGACGAGGAGCATGGTGAGAAATCTAGTCGATCAATCCTTTTGGATCAAACTGCGGGCGCGGTCGATGGCGCGCATGGCGGCCATGGCCTTGTTCACGCTTTCCTGGTATTCGCCGTCGGGGGTCGAGTCGGCGACGACGCCGCCGCCTGCCTGCACATAGGCTTTGCCGTTTTTCAAGAGGACGGTGCGCAGGGCGATGCAGGAGTCGAGATTGCCGCCGTAAGTGAAGTACCCGACGGCGCCGGCGTAGGTGCAGCGCTTGCTTTGCTCCAGCTCGTTGATCACCTGCATGGCGCGGACCTTGGGCGAACCCGAGACGGTTCCCGCCGGGAAGGTGGCTCGCATCACATCGTAGGCGGTGCGGCCTCCGGCGAGCTTGCCCGAGACATGGGAAACGATGTGCATGACGTGGCTGTAGCGCTCGATCGTCATGAAGTCCGTCACGCGCACGGAGCCATACTCCGCGATGCGGCCGACGTCGTTGCGGGCCAGGTCGACCAGCATAAGATGCTCAGCGCGCTCCTTTGGATCAGCCAGCAGGTCTTCCGCATTCGCGAGGTCTTCCTGCTCGGTCTGGCCGCGGCGGCGCGTGCCAGCGATCGGGCGGATTTCGACGAGATCGTCGGTGAGGCGGACGTGCACCTCGGGCGAACTGCCGACGAGAGCGTAGCCCTCGGGGAAACGCAGGCAGAACATGTAGGGCGAGGGATTGACGAAACGCAGCGTACGATAGAGATCCAGCGCGTCGCCCTTGAACTCCGTCTCAAACCGCTGGGCAGGCACCATCTGGAAGATGTCCCCGGCGCGGATGTACTCCTCGGCCCGGTCGACCATCTCGTAATATTGCTCGCGAGTGGTGTTGCTGGTGGCTTCGCCCTTGGGCGGCTCGTCCGCGGTGTAGATCGGGTCGAAGGAAACGCTCTCCTGCAGGCGGGCGATGATCCCCTCGATCTGCTTCACGGCAGCATCATAGGCGGCGTCTGCTCCGGCCTGGCCGATGAAGGCGTTGGCCACGATGCGTAGGCGGCGCTGGCGATGATGGAAAATCAGGATGCTCTGCGGAAGCATGAAAAACATGTCCGGTACACCCAGTTCATCTTTCGGCGGAGCCGGGATGGTGGGTTCAAACCAGCGTACGCAGTCGTACCCGAGATAACCCACGGCACCACCATAGAAGCCCGGAATGTTCACGCCGGGTACGGTGCGATAGCGGCCCATGATTTCTTCCAGATCGGCGAGGGGATCGCGCTCGGAGGTGTAAGTGCGCGACTCGCCATTCTCCACCACCGTCACGACCTTATCGCGGGCGGAAATGGTGAGGCGTGCGCCGAAACCGAGGAATGAATACCGGCCGACCTGATCATTCTGCTCGGCAGATTCCAGGAGGAACGATGGGGCTTCCTTGCCGATCTTGGCAAAGGCGGATACAGGCGTGTCGCCATCGGCAACGATCTCCGTCCAAACTGGTACGACGTTGGCCGAGGCCGCCTGCTCCGCGAATTCAGAGCGGGACGGGCTAACGGGAATCATGAAAAGGATACCTTCGGAGCTTCTTTCTCCGCCGGATTTTCGATCTGGAACAACTCGGCCGGCGCGAAGTTGAACATGCCGGCCACGATGCTGGAGGGAAAAACCTCCCGCTTGGTGTTGTAGGCCATGACGGAATCGTTGTACGCCTGACGGGCAAAGGAAATCTTGTTCTCGGTCGAGGTGAGTTCCTCAGTGAGCTGCATCATGTTCTGGTTCGCCTTCAGGTCCGGGTAGGCCTCGGCCACGGCA of the Terrimicrobium sacchariphilum genome contains:
- a CDS encoding permease, coding for MSFFRFSLPDFAFAFLSILLEGVPFLLLGALLSGVIEEFLPARTMLRFLPRNAFLGIATSAGLGLIFPMCECGVVPVIRRLLSKGLPLSNAIAYMLASPIVNPVVILSTLAAFSGQSAVEMTGLRLGVGYLVAIIAAGAVHQMSIRSVLRDDVAAKVLQPALEGERSGPMLVRMARAVRVSVSDFLDVMVYFVFGVAISACFSTGVNQEYILPLALNDWLATFSLMGLAVILSLCSTSDAFIAATFTTFPMVAKLAFLVFGPMVDLKLLFIYSAVFKKRFVLGLAVGLFVLVGLICVRLTVVHL
- a CDS encoding TIGR03943 family putative permease subunit, with translation MTALIQRGITSGILIVWGILLTYFYSSGRVSAYLSPTFQPWTLAAGLMLLILSVIVWFSPSTVTSGDAPSLAKGLGGTIFSGVVLTIPLVLATIVSPSQFSASTVLNRGLVSDANSLPGYKPPVEPALPTQDGTPGQDIATNPYMPRNADGQIRAETIDLIYAAEEKSLRADFENKEVEMIGQFMPAKSNNAKGDRFSLVRMYMVCCAADARPTAVTVQMDPAVKMEEMSWVRVVGTATFPVEGGRVIPLVVAKTVKPSDPPEEAMIY
- a CDS encoding glycoside hydrolase family 10 protein → MKRLLALLLLLPALAFAEFRGAWIATVHNINFPSEPGLSAEAQKAQIIRLLDAAKRNRVNAVLFQARPESDALYASKIEPWSRYLTGTQGASPGYDPLAFLISEAKKRGIQVHAWLNPYRGAANASQPRAANSITKKFPQYTYRVGNVLWMDPGAPAVQDQIVAVVKDLVSRYDLDGVHFDDYFYPYPTDSGAVYPFPDDATYAAYRARGGSLSKSEWRRENVNTLIRRVGETVHATRSGVKFGVSPFGIFQPGVPAGIVAGVDQFNQLYGDPLKWMRSGWIDYLAPQLYWKDGGPQSFSTLLRWWRSPQVNPAGVPIYPGIAVDRLTTHGWPASEIGRQLQIEKATGPRNGGGVIFWNIKALQNNTKGVSGVVSS
- a CDS encoding lipocalin-like domain-containing protein, with product MTRIILLLFASLAVACGEWKLALPGWEYQFPRDHGNHPGFKTEWWYFTGNVSTADGREFGYQLTFFRQGVSPDDSKAESRFVTRDLKLAHFALSDLKTPRFSFSQKLARGAYGEAGFDEGDSVAWIDGWRCERSGEGFRIQAEKGDVSIDLTLLPQKPPVIHGKDGVSQKAEGAGRASHYYSFTRLKTTGQITSGGKTYPVTGLSWFDHEWATNQLGADQEGWDWFSVQFDDNTELMLFQLRLKKGGRDPYSGGTWVAADGKGEAIPDSDFSLTPVRWWQAPKSAARYPVEWRLEIPGRNFVATVRAATENQELNLDPIRYWEGAIRVSGERDGKPILGRGYLEMTGYASKVVGMQEEK
- a CDS encoding anthranilate synthase component II is translated as MLLVIDNYDSFTYNLVQYFGELGEDPVVRRNDEITIEEIAAMNPDRIVVSPGPCTPTEAGISCAVIEEFGPKKPILGVCLGHQSIGQVYGGDVVRAGRLMHGKTSPILHHGENVFAGLPSPFEATRYHSLLVKRETLPECLKITAETAEGEIMGLAHKEYPVYGVQFHPESILTSEGKRLLGNFLTL
- the trpE gene encoding anthranilate synthase component I, which codes for MIPVSPSRSEFAEQAASANVVPVWTEIVADGDTPVSAFAKIGKEAPSFLLESAEQNDQVGRYSFLGFGARLTISARDKVVTVVENGESRTYTSERDPLADLEEIMGRYRTVPGVNIPGFYGGAVGYLGYDCVRWFEPTIPAPPKDELGVPDMFFMLPQSILIFHHRQRRLRIVANAFIGQAGADAAYDAAVKQIEGIIARLQESVSFDPIYTADEPPKGEATSNTTREQYYEMVDRAEEYIRAGDIFQMVPAQRFETEFKGDALDLYRTLRFVNPSPYMFCLRFPEGYALVGSSPEVHVRLTDDLVEIRPIAGTRRRGQTEQEDLANAEDLLADPKERAEHLMLVDLARNDVGRIAEYGSVRVTDFMTIERYSHVMHIVSHVSGKLAGGRTAYDVMRATFPAGTVSGSPKVRAMQVINELEQSKRCTYAGAVGYFTYGGNLDSCIALRTVLLKNGKAYVQAGGGVVADSTPDGEYQESVNKAMAAMRAIDRARSLIQKD